Within Bacillus sp. Marseille-Q1617, the genomic segment CTTATGTGCATTGGAGAGGCGGGCTTTATTTGGTGTGGACTCCCAATCCGATATTCTTGAAAGCTCTTTTGAAATCGATCCGAGCAGAAGCCCATTCATAAGAGAAAGGCTCGGCGTCATCTGCGAGGGTGGGAGTTTAGAAGAGCTCATAGAAGAAGTAAAGAAATTGGAGTCATTCGATGGCTTCAAAATCGTGTTTGTACAAAATCCCGATCATGAAAAAGTCGGTTTTAAAAAGCTGCGCAGCATCGAGAAGGAAGTCGGCCTTCATATGAAAGGCGAAGCGGAACTGGTCGACCCATCCATCTGGCTCGGCATCCTGAACACGGGTGAGAAATGGGTACTCGGGGAATATTCGAAGAACGAAGCGATCTGGTTAAAGCATCAGTGGAAGCCTCATAGTTACTCAACAGCCCTCGGCACACGCGTTGCAAGGGCAGTCGTGAACATTGCTGCCCCGAATCCGGAAGGCATGAAGCTGATTGATCCATGCTGCGGCATCGGAACGGTACTTGTCGAGGCATTATCGATGGGAATCGATATAGTGGGAAGCGACCGGAATCCGCTTATTTTATCAGGTGTACGGGAAAACATGGCCCATTTTGGCTTAAAAGGCGAAGTGACGTTGAAGGACATACGAGATGTCACAGCCCGTTATGATGCGGCCATCATCGATCTTCCTTATAACCTGTGTTCGGTCATCACCCCGGAAGAGCAGCTTGAAATGCTTCAAAGTGCAAGGGCGTTTGCCTCAAAAGTCGTGATTGTCACGGTCGAGGATGTCGATCCAGTCATCCTTGAAGCCGGCTTCGAAATCACGGACCGATGCGTCGT encodes:
- a CDS encoding TRM11 family methyltransferase, with protein sequence MKTIAIEPSSYLYTFTWEPNEEGLCALERRALFGVDSQSDILESSFEIDPSRSPFIRERLGVICEGGSLEELIEEVKKLESFDGFKIVFVQNPDHEKVGFKKLRSIEKEVGLHMKGEAELVDPSIWLGILNTGEKWVLGEYSKNEAIWLKHQWKPHSYSTALGTRVARAVVNIAAPNPEGMKLIDPCCGIGTVLVEALSMGIDIVGSDRNPLILSGVRENMAHFGLKGEVTLKDIRDVTARYDAAIIDLPYNLCSVITPEEQLEMLQSARAFASKVVIVTVEDVDPVILEAGFEITDRCVVTKGNFVREVIVCE